Proteins co-encoded in one Halorussus vallis genomic window:
- the pheS gene encoding phenylalanine--tRNA ligase subunit alpha: protein MKLPASQVAVLEAASANDAQPIDELAETADLKPETATGAAFELESEGLVEVEESVEETVALTDEAREYLEDALPEIRLFEAALDAGADDDPAQMGRVIGQSGLEGPQVDIALSNYARKGYGTIESGEITADPDADPENDAEAAALSALELGEPVADEDVLDQLESRGLITRAESTVRTVTLTQEGVTALMEGVEAAETVGQLTPEMLTSGEWRDVEFAEYNVEADAERLDGGKTHILRQTANRVKDTLVGMGFEEMEGPHADADFWINDCLFMPQDHPARTHWDRFALSNPTEIRDLPEGLVERVHDAHMHGVGDDGEGYHSPWSEDFARAVALRGHTTSLSMRYLSGHEVGDLEPPKRFFSVEKVYRNDTLDPTHLLEFFQIEGWVMAEDLSVRDLMGTFEEFYAQFGITDIEFKPHYNPYTEPSFELFGTHPTTGEMVEIGNSGMFRPEVLEPLGIDCDVMAWGLALERLLMLMYGFEDIRDVHGTLCDLELLRDTEVLH, encoded by the coding sequence ATGAAACTACCAGCATCACAGGTCGCGGTGTTAGAAGCCGCGAGCGCGAACGACGCACAGCCGATAGACGAACTCGCCGAGACGGCCGACCTCAAGCCGGAGACGGCCACCGGCGCCGCCTTCGAACTCGAATCCGAGGGGCTCGTCGAGGTCGAAGAGTCCGTCGAGGAGACGGTGGCGCTCACCGACGAGGCCCGCGAGTACCTCGAAGACGCGCTCCCCGAGATTCGCCTCTTCGAGGCCGCCCTCGACGCCGGCGCAGACGACGACCCCGCCCAGATGGGTCGGGTCATCGGCCAGTCGGGACTCGAGGGCCCGCAGGTCGACATCGCGCTCTCGAACTACGCCCGGAAGGGCTACGGGACCATCGAGAGCGGCGAAATCACCGCCGACCCCGACGCCGACCCCGAGAACGACGCGGAGGCCGCCGCGCTCTCGGCGCTCGAACTCGGCGAACCGGTCGCCGACGAGGACGTCCTCGACCAGTTAGAGAGTCGCGGACTGATTACCCGCGCCGAGTCGACGGTCCGCACGGTGACCCTGACCCAGGAGGGCGTCACCGCGCTGATGGAGGGCGTCGAGGCCGCCGAAACCGTGGGCCAACTCACCCCCGAGATGCTCACCTCCGGCGAGTGGCGCGACGTGGAGTTCGCCGAGTACAACGTCGAGGCCGACGCCGAGCGCCTCGACGGCGGCAAGACCCACATCCTGCGCCAGACCGCGAACAGGGTCAAGGACACCCTCGTCGGCATGGGCTTCGAGGAGATGGAGGGTCCCCACGCCGACGCCGACTTCTGGATCAACGACTGCCTGTTCATGCCCCAGGACCACCCGGCACGGACCCACTGGGACCGCTTCGCGCTCTCGAATCCGACCGAGATACGCGACTTGCCCGAAGGACTGGTCGAGCGCGTCCACGACGCCCACATGCACGGCGTCGGTGACGACGGCGAGGGCTACCACTCGCCGTGGTCCGAGGACTTCGCGCGGGCCGTCGCGCTCCGGGGCCACACCACCTCGCTGTCGATGCGCTACCTCTCGGGCCACGAGGTCGGCGACCTCGAACCGCCCAAGCGCTTCTTCAGCGTCGAGAAAGTCTACCGCAACGACACCCTCGACCCGACCCACCTGCTCGAGTTCTTCCAGATCGAGGGCTGGGTGATGGCCGAGGACCTCTCGGTCCGCGACCTGATGGGCACCTTCGAGGAGTTCTACGCCCAGTTCGGCATCACCGACATCGAGTTCAAGCCCCACTACAACCCGTACACGGAGCCGAGCTTCGAACTGTTCGGCACCCACCCGACGACCGGCGAGATGGTCGAGATCGGCAACTCGGGGATGTTCCGACCGGAGGTGCTCGAACCGCTGGGCATCGACTGCGACGTGATGGCGTGGGGCCTCGCCCTGGAGCGATTGCTGATGTTGATGTACGGCTTCGAGGACATCCGCGACGTCCACGGGACGCTGTGTGACCTGGAACTGCTGCGGGACACGGAGGTGCTTCACTGA
- the pheT gene encoding phenylalanine--tRNA ligase subunit beta gives MPVVDVNPDELRKLTGHDEKSDDELIDDMFALGLEYEGETDDGDLQLEFAPDRLDRLSVEGVARSLRYQYGDDRGVYVPDTNDPDWTIEVDESVPDERPYVTGAVIRDVSLDADALDSLIQLQEKLHATMGRKRAKGAIGIHDLTMLKGQAATAEGQTEVGNSITYRGIAPDGDRFVPLDADTEMTPEDVLRAHPTGETYAPLVAEYDRYPAIYDDIGLFSFPPVINGRRTEVEADSRDLFVELTGTDQWTIDHMCNIICYALSARGATVEEVEVQYPDRTLLRPDFEVKTKTVTHERIEKTLGVDFDAERVVDLLERSGLDAEPETVGDDELAYEVSIPPYRVDVLHPVDVIDDVGRAYGFNDLDPRYPDVGTVGGRHERSKLEDAAREVLVGLGFEDLLNFHMISEAENFDRMGVSPGTDVVGGGDPATIKEPYSEDYTMLRTWALPSLAMVLENNTHRAYPQDLAEIGLAAEVDESENTGVAERRTVAAVLARHDASYEDAKARLQAVARNFDADLETPPTDHPTFIDGRAAAVVLDGEEVGVIGELHPEVLVEHDLELPVAAFEFRLDDLE, from the coding sequence ATGCCAGTCGTCGACGTGAATCCGGACGAACTCCGGAAACTGACCGGCCACGACGAGAAATCGGACGACGAACTCATCGACGACATGTTCGCGCTCGGCTTGGAGTACGAGGGCGAAACCGACGACGGCGACCTCCAACTGGAGTTCGCGCCCGACCGCCTCGACCGCCTCTCGGTGGAAGGTGTCGCCAGGTCGCTGCGCTACCAGTACGGCGACGACCGCGGCGTCTACGTCCCCGACACCAACGACCCCGACTGGACCATCGAAGTCGACGAGTCGGTGCCCGACGAGCGCCCCTACGTCACCGGCGCCGTGATTCGGGACGTGAGCCTCGACGCGGACGCGCTCGACTCGCTCATCCAGTTGCAGGAGAAACTCCACGCGACGATGGGTCGAAAGCGCGCCAAGGGCGCCATCGGCATCCACGACCTCACCATGCTGAAGGGGCAGGCCGCGACCGCCGAGGGCCAGACCGAGGTCGGCAACTCCATCACCTACCGGGGCATCGCCCCCGACGGCGACCGGTTCGTTCCGCTCGACGCCGACACCGAGATGACGCCCGAAGACGTCCTGCGCGCTCACCCGACCGGCGAAACCTACGCCCCGCTGGTCGCGGAGTACGACCGCTACCCCGCCATCTACGACGACATCGGACTGTTCTCGTTCCCGCCGGTCATCAACGGCCGCCGGACCGAGGTGGAGGCCGACTCGCGGGACCTGTTCGTGGAACTCACCGGCACCGACCAGTGGACCATCGACCACATGTGCAACATCATCTGCTACGCGCTCTCCGCACGGGGCGCGACCGTCGAGGAGGTCGAGGTCCAGTACCCCGACCGCACCCTCCTGCGGCCCGACTTCGAGGTGAAGACGAAGACGGTCACCCACGAGCGCATCGAGAAGACCCTCGGCGTCGACTTCGACGCCGAGCGCGTGGTCGACCTGCTGGAGCGGTCGGGCCTCGACGCCGAACCCGAGACGGTGGGCGACGACGAACTCGCCTACGAGGTGTCGATTCCGCCCTACCGCGTCGACGTGCTCCACCCCGTGGACGTGATCGACGACGTGGGCCGGGCCTACGGCTTCAACGACCTCGACCCGCGCTACCCCGACGTCGGCACCGTCGGCGGCCGCCACGAGCGCTCGAAACTCGAAGACGCCGCCCGCGAGGTGCTGGTTGGACTGGGCTTCGAGGACCTGCTGAACTTCCACATGATCAGCGAGGCGGAGAACTTCGACCGGATGGGCGTCTCGCCGGGGACCGACGTCGTCGGTGGCGGCGACCCTGCGACCATCAAAGAGCCCTACAGCGAGGACTATACGATGCTCCGGACGTGGGCGCTCCCCTCGCTCGCGATGGTGCTGGAGAACAACACCCACCGGGCGTACCCCCAGGACCTCGCCGAGATCGGTCTCGCGGCCGAGGTCGACGAGAGCGAGAACACGGGCGTCGCCGAGCGCCGGACGGTCGCCGCGGTGCTCGCGCGCCACGACGCCTCCTACGAGGACGCGAAGGCCCGCCTCCAGGCGGTCGCGCGCAACTTCGACGCCGACCTCGAGACGCCGCCGACCGACCACCCGACGTTCATCGACGGCCGGGCGGCCGCGGTCGTGCTGGACGGCGAGGAAGTCGGCGTGATCGGCGAACTCCACCCCGAGGTGCTGGTCGAGCACGACCTCGAACTGCCCGTCGCGGCGTTCGAGTTCCGACTGGACGACCTGGAGTAG
- a CDS encoding quinone-dependent dihydroorotate dehydrogenase: MNAYELAKPLLFGLPPETAHDFVHAGLRVAQGTPIADAMAARYEVDDERLRVEAFDQRFSNPVGVAAGFDKNAEVPAALASLGFGHVEVGGVTAEPQGGNPRPRMFRLREDEGVVNRMGLNNRGADEVGERLARTHANVPVGVNLAKTEHVSTEDAPEDYRYTYERVVEGGDFFVVNVSCPNSEGFRDLQNRDSMEAILSTLTDAGASPLLVKLSPDLPRPAVEDALELVDELELDGVIATNTTTDRPESLRSHNRAEEGGLSGKPVEARATETVRFVAERTDVPVVGVGGVFTAEDAYRKIRAGAHVVQLYTGLVYRGPSIAREINRGLLELLERDGFDSVQAAVGADLD, translated from the coding sequence ATGAACGCCTACGAGCTGGCGAAACCACTTCTGTTCGGACTACCGCCCGAGACGGCGCACGACTTCGTCCACGCCGGACTTCGGGTCGCACAGGGAACGCCGATAGCCGATGCGATGGCCGCGCGGTACGAAGTCGACGACGAGCGACTCCGCGTCGAGGCGTTCGACCAGCGATTCTCGAATCCGGTCGGCGTCGCCGCCGGATTCGACAAGAACGCCGAAGTGCCCGCCGCGCTGGCGAGTCTCGGCTTCGGCCACGTCGAAGTCGGCGGCGTCACCGCCGAACCCCAGGGCGGCAACCCGCGACCACGGATGTTCCGCCTGCGCGAGGACGAGGGCGTCGTCAACCGCATGGGGCTGAACAACCGGGGCGCCGACGAGGTGGGCGAGCGCCTCGCGCGCACGCACGCGAACGTTCCAGTAGGCGTGAACCTCGCGAAGACCGAGCACGTCTCGACCGAGGACGCCCCCGAGGATTACCGCTACACCTACGAGCGGGTGGTCGAGGGCGGGGATTTCTTCGTGGTGAACGTCTCGTGTCCGAACTCGGAGGGCTTTCGGGACCTCCAGAACCGCGATTCGATGGAGGCCATCCTCTCGACGCTGACCGACGCGGGCGCGAGTCCCCTGCTCGTCAAACTCTCGCCCGACCTCCCGCGGCCGGCGGTCGAGGACGCGCTCGAACTCGTGGACGAACTCGAACTCGACGGCGTCATCGCGACGAACACCACGACCGACCGGCCCGAGAGCCTCCGAAGCCACAACCGCGCCGAGGAGGGCGGCCTGTCGGGCAAACCCGTCGAGGCCCGGGCGACCGAGACGGTCCGGTTCGTCGCCGAGCGCACCGACGTCCCGGTCGTCGGCGTCGGCGGGGTGTTCACCGCCGAGGACGCCTACCGGAAGATTCGCGCGGGCGCGCACGTAGTCCAACTGTACACCGGTCTCGTCTACCGCGGCCCCTCCATCGCGCGCGAGATTAACCGGGGACTGCTCGAACTCTTGGAGCGGGACGGCTTCGACTCGGTCCAGGCCGCGGTCGGCGCCGACCTCGACTGA
- a CDS encoding non-histone chromosomal MC1 family protein, protein MVREDGKRNFALRSTDGDESSVFSGNTPRQAALKAARRLDPASSEDSADRTELRLREKGTDKVHIYEGWAWHESAPDDKPDWMPGEITEANVSKQGIEHLDE, encoded by the coding sequence ATGGTACGTGAAGACGGTAAGCGGAACTTTGCACTGCGCAGCACCGACGGCGACGAATCGAGCGTCTTCTCGGGCAACACGCCGCGGCAGGCCGCACTGAAGGCGGCCCGCCGTCTCGACCCGGCCTCTTCGGAGGATTCGGCCGACCGAACCGAACTCAGACTTCGGGAGAAGGGAACCGACAAGGTTCACATCTACGAGGGCTGGGCGTGGCACGAGTCGGCCCCCGACGACAAGCCCGACTGGATGCCCGGCGAGATCACCGAGGCCAACGTCTCGAAGCAGGGTATCGAACACCTCGATGAGTGA